One Planktothrix serta PCC 8927 DNA window includes the following coding sequences:
- the dndC gene encoding DNA phosphorothioation system sulfurtransferase DndC — MAIDQQISLFPSRNVEGFINDLEILNQEVQDLYCLDEIPWVIGYSGGKDSTASLQLIWNAIATLPPEKLNKKIYVISTDTLVENPIVSAWVNNSLNRMKLVAQKNNLPIEPHLLMPEVTQTYWAGLIGKGYPAPRHRFRWCTGRLKIDPSNRFIRDVVRSNGEAIVILGTRKTESSNRAMIMAKREIKRVRDHLCPHPHLPSSLLYTPIESWRTDEVWMYLMQWENPWGLDNKELFAMYRGATADNDCPLVVDTSTPSCGSSRFGCWVCTLVDSDKSLTAMIQNDQEKEWLQPLVDLRLELDIQNDRDKRDFRRLVGTVQLFERNIDGEISVEPIPGPYTKKWREHWLRRVLEAQQQIRQTAPEEYRDITLITIGELSEIRRIWLEEKHEFDDSVPKIYQEVMGEAFEDPRLGAGNTVLGGDEWQLLEELSQGDTMYMELMAKLIDTERQYKTMARRNGIYDDLEKCLETSSRPQQAAIDNAHYERNLKEAAKTGSVEQVKQAVEGKNPDPPQQLSWATLKFQNPS; from the coding sequence ATGGCAATTGATCAACAAATATCTTTATTCCCCTCTCGGAATGTTGAAGGATTTATCAATGATCTTGAAATTCTTAACCAAGAAGTTCAAGATTTATATTGTTTAGATGAAATTCCTTGGGTTATTGGTTATTCTGGAGGAAAAGATAGTACAGCAAGTTTACAGCTTATTTGGAATGCGATCGCAACACTGCCACCCGAAAAACTTAATAAGAAAATTTATGTTATTAGTACAGATACTTTAGTAGAAAATCCTATTGTTTCTGCTTGGGTTAATAATTCTTTAAATAGAATGAAATTAGTTGCACAGAAAAATAATTTGCCTATTGAACCTCATTTATTAATGCCTGAAGTGACGCAAACTTATTGGGCTGGTTTAATAGGGAAAGGTTATCCTGCACCTCGTCATCGGTTTAGATGGTGTACTGGACGCTTAAAAATTGATCCCTCTAACCGTTTTATTCGTGATGTTGTGCGGTCAAATGGGGAAGCTATTGTAATTTTAGGAACGCGGAAAACAGAAAGTTCTAACCGTGCAATGATCATGGCTAAACGTGAAATAAAACGAGTTCGTGATCATCTTTGTCCTCATCCTCATTTACCCAGTTCTCTACTTTATACCCCTATTGAAAGTTGGCGAACTGATGAAGTTTGGATGTATTTAATGCAATGGGAAAACCCTTGGGGTCTGGATAATAAAGAATTATTTGCAATGTATCGAGGTGCAACGGCTGATAATGACTGCCCGCTTGTTGTAGATACTTCTACCCCTAGCTGTGGAAGTTCTCGGTTTGGATGTTGGGTTTGTACTTTGGTAGATAGTGATAAATCATTAACTGCAATGATCCAAAATGATCAAGAAAAAGAATGGTTACAACCTCTTGTTGATCTGCGTTTAGAATTAGATATCCAAAATGATCGAGATAAACGAGATTTTAGGCGACTTGTTGGAACTGTTCAACTGTTTGAACGTAATATTGATGGGGAAATATCTGTTGAACCTATTCCGGGGCCATATACTAAAAAATGGCGAGAACATTGGTTAAGACGGGTATTAGAAGCACAACAACAAATTAGACAAACAGCGCCGGAAGAATATCGAGATATAACCTTAATTACAATAGGAGAACTTAGCGAAATTCGGCGAATATGGTTAGAAGAAAAACACGAATTTGATGATAGTGTACCTAAAATTTATCAGGAAGTTATGGGAGAAGCGTTTGAAGACCCCCGTTTGGGTGCAGGAAATACTGTTTTAGGTGGAGATGAATGGCAACTTTTAGAAGAACTGAGTCAGGGGGATACGATGTATATGGAACTGATGGCTAAACTCATTGATACCGAACGTCAATATAAAACAATGGCGAGACGAAATGGCATTTATGATGATTTAGAAAAGTGTTTAGAAACCAGTTCTCGACCTCAACAGGCTGCTATTGATAACGCTCATTATGAACGTAATTTGAAAGAAGCCGCAAAAACCGGAAGTGTTGAACAAGTCAAGCAAGCTGTTGAGGGAAAAAACCCTGACCCTCCGCAACAGTTAAGTTGGGCAACTTTGAAATTTCAAAACCCCTCTTAA